In Oncorhynchus keta strain PuntledgeMale-10-30-2019 unplaced genomic scaffold, Oket_V2 Un_contig_5214_pilon_pilon, whole genome shotgun sequence, the following proteins share a genomic window:
- the LOC118382317 gene encoding serine/arginine repetitive matrix protein 2-like isoform X24 yields the protein MPDAPSGRSSALEAVRSTLCPAHRSLLQRILRLAHQQHRLSLAYRDAHRRLVPPPDPLCGHLVAKQQDDTSSPPSFTDCWSRSGPTDWKTPGGPGCCCWLPPVCFCLQSLRCLSCQSLSLGHITTGVRSPSSLCSFTSSSSRSSSALCPNPSVCPVASVCCSNPQPCASCCSEHTYLAPVRHTDPGGGGGSECPVLKRERSPSPPPLSPIPSDMDGKEEDKPPSLLQQEGEKEEEAGCGGEVGEDREQQDLVERFSDKLKAIRPQEKDPPLSSALANHNLEKDPHLTTSANQHIAESQADAHLSEIITTVLNTGGGSDYSLNDMLHHHDNNESHPPRTRSRRRQEALAAMATLPDQSSTRRQTVLIKRELARLNQSLGRRLSLGKNKSRSATPFSTCSSPEPTPVTAEIDRITEEEGETGRVKEGETGRVKEGETGRVKEEETGRVKEGETGRVKEGETGRVNEGETGRVKEGVTEKVTAEEAGPVRVTKDRVGMKEEMEKPPVLSSTQQSPPQEDQHKPESWNITCQDSSRSDLPEKRREEESPGSTSSGLPERSREEEEESPGSTSSGLPERSREEESPGSTSSTCDHGSGLPERSREEEEESPGSTSSGLPERSRVEEEESPGSTSSGLPEKSREEEEETAGSSKDSSRVSARNSPSHPCRTRRGSRSQPGCSSQVVVGRSSDAGRSRRSIVPPQRFSSYVTEPRMMYSAACFSERIFSAQRTPKDRQPLNAPNTNRTDSPSSATDTAEGLGEAREEELPLASSPEDVSQERRGGRGCRSTARGQSSDRESQRRGQVIPVTAASSEQQSPPKQRSQNRADVRLRAAKPFGRLRSSHSAQQSQPASPQTASRPEVPTEQPQYISPIKLMFVSAVVGEEGVRYTLKAAAPGSNWHGQETFDPCEESSWAGSPEKTPEKTRSPPKTRSPLQTRSPLKTRSPLQTRSPPQTRSPPLTRSPPQTRSPLQTRSPPKNTISSSPKLCGTTRGGEGGSPPKRSPGSQNGDGSPPFRETTPTKRRPGRPKKLGPQLEKRAKRPIGRPPKQRGVEPSCDSRQGGQDRSSGVPLGCSTGEEGNKERDPANRNLKITVVYGRSHRTKRTVSEEAACLQATEQLMDLNFVRPVKEKRFAPHASSNIIKCQKLQCTAAMRRPGRPAKVKISGISVTVTTTSPGKRKIHMNRDTARKSPEKLWQRKALLPEPQPSKEPRKISSTPTSEDATLMQIERTTESEDGARERQTQTPPVLAVRHSVRVRKPSVYLLHSVATSTSRSLSHSTALLRRSRQLLINRASSKGSHRKRKEEGREDTPGQEELLSGREERRSEGRGGVLCEDLSQVAGVSVDSIFPASSSEALRWWPVSSDQDSLNQELARRIRLISQSWVAAAATHTTRTGTIMSAKQRLDDDSLSSWKPEVGSAVRLLFDRRCSVERLASWFMQTTETQSLGIVKKTSSRNPYELLHYPRNASRESIFPSPQTMRLRKHIKKFAKAVPKSPAQLRLVQERLRRGRELNARRRLFTARPASGGLRLRAPWKVRALGTYRTTLLRVREKFLTWTLRAKQPNRLIWRRSQVEEGNSPHQVWPSAQPREELTRSPHHHCLPASSETSHPCSPDRLTGLTKQQRLSSKAWSPERLKECCVFLKKINSPDTESTVEKEWDVCTVNLDDTYCPDETRQEERSGEDDKAVKTERRKRRVPWKESSGSPQEVMVQEHNQVRAGNRRGKQKHSGKSTSQSPTPPPAKATSQSPTPTPAKATSQSPTPPPAKATSQSPTPPPAKATSQSPAPTPAKATSQSPTPPPAKATSQSPTPPPTKVMRKSRGRGLTGPRWRDFILGT from the exons ATGCCCGATGCCCCAAGTGGGAGGAGCTCTGCTCTGGAAGCGGTACGCTCCACGTTATGCCCCGCCCATCGCTCTCTGCTCCAGCGAATCTTGAGGCTCGCCCACCAGCAGCACCGTCTATCATTGGCCTACAGGGACGCCCATCGCCGCCTCGTCCCGCCCCCAGACCCTCTCTGCGGCCACCTGGTGGCCAAACAACAGGACGACacgtcctctcctccttccttcactGACTGTTGGAGCCGTAGTGGTCCGACTGACTGGAAGACACCAGGTGGTCCAGGCTGTTGCTGCTGGCTGCCTCCTGTGTGTTTCTGCCTCCAGAGCCTCCGCTGCCTGTCCTGCCAGAGCCTGTCCCTGGGACACATCACCACTGGGGTTCGCTCCCCTTCTTCTCTGTGCTCTTTCACGTCCTCCTCTTCTCGTTCATCCTCCGCTCTGTGCCCTAATCCCTCAGTGTGTCCCGTGGCCTCTGTCTGTTGCTCCAACCCCCAGCCCTGCGCCTCCTGCTGCTCAGAACACACCTACCTGGCcccggtcagacacacagacccgggaggtggaggaggaagcgAGTGCCCTGTCCTCAAGAGAGAGCgatccccctctccaccccctctctcccccataccCTCAGACATGGACGGTAAGGAGGAAGACAAGCCTCCCTCTCTTCTGCAGCAGGAGGGGGAAAAAGAGGAGGAGGCTGGGTGTGGTGGGGAGGTGGGTGAGGACAGGGAGCAGCAGGACCTGGTGGAGCGTTTCAGTGACAAACTAAAGGCAATCAGACCCCAGGAGAAGGATCCTCCACTCAGCTCTGCCTTAGCCAATCACAACCTCGAGAAGGATCCCCACCTGACGACCTCGGCCAATCAGCACATTGCAGAGTCCCAGGCCGACGCCCACCTGAGTGAGATCATCACCACCGTTCTGAACACGGGTGGCGGCAGCGACTACAGCCTAAACGACATGTTGCATCACCATGACAACAACGAGAGCCATCCACCTCGGACGCGTTCCCGGCGGCGACAGGAGGCCCTGGCTGCCATGGCGACTTTGCCCGACCAGTCGTCCACCCGGCGCCAGACCGTGCTAATCAAACGGGAGCTGGCCAGGCTGAACCAATCGCTGGGCAGGAGGCTATCGCTAGGGAAGAACAAGAGCCGCAGTGCCACGCCCTTTTCTACCTGCTCCTCACCTGAACCAACCCCTGTTACAGCAGAGATAGACAGaatcacagaggaggagggagagactggtagagtgaaggagggagagaccggtagagtgaaggagggagagaccg gtagagtgaaggaggaagagaccggtagagtgaaggagggagagaccg gtagagtgaagGAGGGTGAGAccggtagagtgaacgagggagagACCGGTAGAGTGAAGGAGGGTGTGACAGAGAAGGTGACAGCAGAGGAGGCAGGTCCAGTTAGAGTCACGAAGGATAGAGTCGGcatgaaggaggagatggagaaacccccagtcctctcctctacacaACAGAGTCCCCCGCAGGAGGACCAACACAAACCAGAGAGCTGGAACATCACCTGTCAGGACAGCAGTAGGAGTGACCTCcctgagaagaggagagaggaggagtcacCAGGAAGTACCAGCAGTGGTCTTcctgagaggagtagagaggaagaggaggagtcacCAGGTAGTACCAGCAGTGGTCTTcctgagaggagtagagaggaggagtcaCCAGGTAGTACCAGCAGCACCTGTGACCATGGCAGTGGTCTTcctgagaggagtagagaggaagaggaggagtcacCAGGTAGTACCAGCAGTGGTCTTCCTGAGAGGAGTAGAGTGGAAGAGGAGGAGTCACCAGGTAGTACCAGCAGTGGTCTTCCTGAGAagagtagagaggaagaggaggagacagcaggcagcagcaAGGACAGTAGCAGAGTGTCAGCCAGGAATAGCCCATCCCACCCCTGCAGAACCAGGAGAGGCAGCAGGTCCCAGCCAGGCTGCAGCAGccaggtggtggtggggaggagcAGCGATGCTGGGAGGTCCAGGAGGAGCATCGTCCCTCCCCAGCGGTTCTCCTCCTACGTCACAGAGCCCAGGATGATGTATTCTGCTGCCTGTTTCTCAGAGAGGATCTTCTCCGCCCAGAGGACGCCAAAGGATCGGCAACCACTCAATGCCCCCAACACCAATCGCACAGACTCCCCGTCCTCGGCCACAGACACGGCTGAGGGGTTGGGCGAAGCAAGAGAAGAGGAATTACCGCTGGCATCCAGTCCGGAGGATGTcagtcaggagaggaggggaggcagaggcTGTAGATCAACAGCAAGAGGTCAGAGTTCAGACCGTGAGTCACAGAGACGAGGTCAGGTGATTCCCGTCACTGCAGCTTCCTCTGAGCAGCAGAGTCCCCCTAAACAGCGCTCCCAGAACAGGGCAGACGTTAGGCTCAGAGCAGCCAAACCTTTCGGGCGCTTACGCTCGTCCCACTCCGCCCAACAGTCCCAACCAGCGAGCCCTCAGACAGCCTCCAGGCCAGAGGTCCCCACAGAGCAGCCTCAGTACATCAGCCCCATCAAGCTGATGTTTGTGTCTGCAGTAGTGGGCGAGGAGGGGGTGAGGTACACCCTGAAGGCGGCTGCACCAGGATCCAACTGGCATGGACAGGAGACCTTTGACCCCTGTGAGGAGTCATCGTGGGCTGGAAGTCCAGAGAAGACCCCAGAGAAGACCAGGAGTCCACCGAAGACCAGGAGTCCCCTCCAGACCAGGAGTCCACTGAAGACCAGGAGTCCCCTCCAGACCAGGAGTCCACCCCAGACCAGGAGTCCACCCCTGACCAGGAGTCCACCCCAGACCAGGAGTCCCCTTCAGACCAGGAGTCCACCCAAGAACACCATATCGTCATCACCAAAGCTGTGTGGAAcgacgagaggaggagaggggggtagcCCGCCAAAACGGTCCCCTGGGTCCCAGAACGGAGATGGCTCGCCTCCTTTTCGTGAAACCACCCCCACAAAGAGACGTCCGGGACGTCCCAAGAAACTGGGCCCCCAGCTGGAGAAGAGGGCCAAGAGGCCGATCGGCCGCCCGCCCAAGCAAAGGGGTGTAGAGCCGAGCTGTGACTCCAGGCAGGGTGGTCAGGACCGGTCCAGTGGAGTTCCCTTAGGCTGCAGCACCGGGGAGGAGGGCAACAAGGAGAGAGACCCAGCCAACAGGAACCTGAAGATCACCGTGGTGTACGGACGCTCCCACAGGACCAAGAGGACAGTGTCGGAGGAGGCTGCTTGTCTCCAGGCTACAGAGCAGCTGATGGATCTGAACTTCGTCAGACCGGTGAAGGAGAAGAGGTTCGCTCCCCACGCCAGCAGCAACATTATCAAGTGCCAGAAGCTGCAGTGTACCGCGGCCATGCGTCGTCCAGGGAGACCCGCCAAGGTCAAGATCTCCGGAATCTCTGTTACCGTCACCACCACGTCGCCGGGGAAACGCAAGATCCACATGAACCGGGACACAGCCAGGAAATCTCCGGAGAAGCTCTGGCAGCGGAAAGCCCTCCTTCCTGAACCCCAGCCTTCCAAAGAGCCCAGGAAAATCAGCAGCACGCCGACTAGCGAAGACGCCACTCTGATGCAGATAGAGAGAACGACAGAGTCCgaggatggagcgagggagcgaCAGACCCAGACTCCTCCTGTGTTGGCGGTGCGTCACTCTGTGAGGGTGAGGAAGCCTTCAGTGTACCTGCTTCACTCTGTAGCCACCTCCACCTCTAGGTCCCTGAGCCACAGTACCGCCCTGCTGCGCCGATCCAGACAGCTACTGATCAACAGGGCCAGCAGCAAGGGCAGCCATCgcaagaggaaggaggagggaagagaggacacTCCAGGGCAGGAGGAGCTGCTATccgggagggaggagaggaggagcgagggaagaggaggagtgttGTGTGAGGACTTAAGCCAGGTAGCGGGGGTTTCGGTAGACTCCATTTTCCCAGCCAGCTCCAGCGAGGCGTTGAGGTGGTGGCCCGTCTCCTCCGACCAGGACAGCCTGAACCAAGAGCTGGCTCGCAGGATCCGCCTCATATCCCAAAGCTGGGTCGCTGCCGCTGCCACCCACACCACCAGGACGGGGACGATCATGTCCGCCAAGCAGAGACTCGACGACGACTCTTTGTCCTCCTGGAAGCCAGAGGTTGGGTCGGCAGTGCGGCTGCTGTTTGACCGGCGCTGCAGCGTGGAGAGGCTGGCCTCCTGGTTCATGCAGACCACTGAGACTCAGTCTCTGGGCATTGTGAAGAAGACCAGCTCCAGAAACCCCTATGAGCTCCTGCACTACCCCCGGAACGCCAGCAGGGAGAGCATCTTTCCCAGCCCACAGACCATGCGACTACGCAAACACATCAAGAAGTTTGCCAAAGCTGTGCCGAAGAGCCCCGCCCAGCTCCGTCTGGTCCAGGAACGGCTCCGACGTGGAAGAGAGCTGAATGCCAGGCGGCGTCTGTTCACTGCGAGGCCGGCGTCTGGCGGGCTGCGTCTCAGAGCTCCTTGGAAGGTCAGGGCCCTCGGGACATACAGAACCACTCTGCTCAGAGTCAGAGAAAAGTTCCTCACCTGGACCCTCAGAGCCAAGCAGCCCAACAGGCTGATCTGGAGGAGAAGCCAGGTGGAGGAAGGCAACTCACCTCACCAGGTCTGGCCTTCTGCTCAGCCCAGGGAAGAGCTCACCAGGTCTCCACATCACCACTGTCTACCTGCCTCCTCAGAGACCAGTCATCCCTGCAGCCCCGACCGGCTGACAGGCCTCACCAAACAGCAGCGTCTCAGCTCTAAAGCCTGGAGTCCAGAGAGACTGAAGGAGTGTTGCGTGTTCCTCAAGAAGATCAACTCCCCCGACACAGAGTCCACCGTTGAGAAGGAGTGGGATGTCTGCACCGTCAATCTAGATGACACATACTGCCCCGACGAgaccagacaggaggagaggagcggagaggacgACAAAGCTGTgaaaacagagagaaggaagaggagagttcCCTGGAAGGAGTCTAGCGGCTCGCCGCAGGAGGTGATGGTTCAGGAGCACAACCAGGTCCGAGCCGGGAACAGGAGAGGCAAACAGAAACATTCAGGGAAGTCCACGAGCCAGTCACCGACCCCGCCGCCAGCGAAAGCCACGAGCCAATCCCCGACCCCGACGCCAGCGAAAGCCACGAGCCAATCCCCGACCCCGCCGCCAGCGAAAGCCACGAGCCAATCCCCGACCCCGCCGCCAGCGAAAGCCACGAGCCAATCACCGGCCCCGACGCCAGCGAAAGCCACGAGCCAATCACCGACCCCGCCGCCAGCGAAAGCCACGAGCCAATCACCGACCCCGCCGCCAACGAAAGTCATGAGAAAATCGCGTGGGAGGGGCCTGACCGGGCCGCGGTGGCGTGACTTCATACTGG GAACCTGA
- the LOC118382317 gene encoding serine/arginine repetitive matrix protein 2-like isoform X26: MPDAPSGRSSALEAVRSTLCPAHRSLLQRILRLAHQQHRLSLAYRDAHRRLVPPPDPLCGHLVAKQQDDTSSPPSFTDCWSRSGPTDWKTPGGPGCCCWLPPVCFCLQSLRCLSCQSLSLGHITTGVRSPSSLCSFTSSSSRSSSALCPNPSVCPVASVCCSNPQPCASCCSEHTYLAPVRHTDPGGGGGSECPVLKRERSPSPPPLSPIPSDMDGKEEDKPPSLLQQEGEKEEEAGCGGEVGEDREQQDLVERFSDKLKAIRPQEKDPPLSSALANHNLEKDPHLTTSANQHIAESQADAHLSEIITTVLNTGGGSDYSLNDMLHHHDNNESHPPRTRSRRRQEALAAMATLPDQSSTRRQTVLIKRELARLNQSLGRRLSLGKNKSRSATPFSTCSSPEPTPVTAEIDRITEEEGETGRVKEGETGRVKEGETGRVKEEETGRVKEGETGRVNEGETGRVKEGVTEKVTAEEAGPVRVTKDRVGMKEEMEKPPVLSSTQQSPPQEDQHKPESWNITCQDSSRSDLPEKRREEESPGSTSSGLPERSREEEEESPGSTSSGLPERSREEESPGSTSSTCDHGSGLPERSREEEEESPGSTSSGLPERSRVEEEESPGSTSSGLPEKSREEEEETAGSSKDSSRVSARNSPSHPCRTRRGSRSQPGCSSQVVVGRSSDAGRSRRSIVPPQRFSSYVTEPRMMYSAACFSERIFSAQRTPKDRQPLNAPNTNRTDSPSSATDTAEGLGEAREEELPLASSPEDVSQERRGGRGCRSTARGQSSDRESQRRGQVIPVTAASSEQQSPPKQRSQNRADVRLRAAKPFGRLRSSHSAQQSQPASPQTASRPEVPTEQPQYISPIKLMFVSAVVGEEGVRYTLKAAAPGSNWHGQETFDPCEESSWAGSPEKTPEKTRSPPKTRSPLQTRSPLKTRSPLQTRSPPQTRSPPLTRSPPQTRSPLQTRSPPKNTISSSPKLCGTTRGGEGGSPPKRSPGSQNGDGSPPFRETTPTKRRPGRPKKLGPQLEKRAKRPIGRPPKQRGVEPSCDSRQGGQDRSSGVPLGCSTGEEGNKERDPANRNLKITVVYGRSHRTKRTVSEEAACLQATEQLMDLNFVRPVKEKRFAPHASSNIIKCQKLQCTAAMRRPGRPAKVKISGISVTVTTTSPGKRKIHMNRDTARKSPEKLWQRKALLPEPQPSKEPRKISSTPTSEDATLMQIERTTESEDGARERQTQTPPVLAVRHSVRVRKPSVYLLHSVATSTSRSLSHSTALLRRSRQLLINRASSKGSHRKRKEEGREDTPGQEELLSGREERRSEGRGGVLCEDLSQVAGVSVDSIFPASSSEALRWWPVSSDQDSLNQELARRIRLISQSWVAAAATHTTRTGTIMSAKQRLDDDSLSSWKPEVGSAVRLLFDRRCSVERLASWFMQTTETQSLGIVKKTSSRNPYELLHYPRNASRESIFPSPQTMRLRKHIKKFAKAVPKSPAQLRLVQERLRRGRELNARRRLFTARPASGGLRLRAPWKVRALGTYRTTLLRVREKFLTWTLRAKQPNRLIWRRSQVEEGNSPHQVWPSAQPREELTRSPHHHCLPASSETSHPCSPDRLTGLTKQQRLSSKAWSPERLKECCVFLKKINSPDTESTVEKEWDVCTVNLDDTYCPDETRQEERSGEDDKAVKTERRKRRVPWKESSGSPQEVMVQEHNQVRAGNRRGKQKHSGKSTSQSPTPPPAKATSQSPTPTPAKATSQSPTPPPAKATSQSPTPPPAKATSQSPAPTPAKATSQSPTPPPAKATSQSPTPPPTKVMRKSRGRGLTGPRWRDFILGT; this comes from the exons ATGCCCGATGCCCCAAGTGGGAGGAGCTCTGCTCTGGAAGCGGTACGCTCCACGTTATGCCCCGCCCATCGCTCTCTGCTCCAGCGAATCTTGAGGCTCGCCCACCAGCAGCACCGTCTATCATTGGCCTACAGGGACGCCCATCGCCGCCTCGTCCCGCCCCCAGACCCTCTCTGCGGCCACCTGGTGGCCAAACAACAGGACGACacgtcctctcctccttccttcactGACTGTTGGAGCCGTAGTGGTCCGACTGACTGGAAGACACCAGGTGGTCCAGGCTGTTGCTGCTGGCTGCCTCCTGTGTGTTTCTGCCTCCAGAGCCTCCGCTGCCTGTCCTGCCAGAGCCTGTCCCTGGGACACATCACCACTGGGGTTCGCTCCCCTTCTTCTCTGTGCTCTTTCACGTCCTCCTCTTCTCGTTCATCCTCCGCTCTGTGCCCTAATCCCTCAGTGTGTCCCGTGGCCTCTGTCTGTTGCTCCAACCCCCAGCCCTGCGCCTCCTGCTGCTCAGAACACACCTACCTGGCcccggtcagacacacagacccgggaggtggaggaggaagcgAGTGCCCTGTCCTCAAGAGAGAGCgatccccctctccaccccctctctcccccataccCTCAGACATGGACGGTAAGGAGGAAGACAAGCCTCCCTCTCTTCTGCAGCAGGAGGGGGAAAAAGAGGAGGAGGCTGGGTGTGGTGGGGAGGTGGGTGAGGACAGGGAGCAGCAGGACCTGGTGGAGCGTTTCAGTGACAAACTAAAGGCAATCAGACCCCAGGAGAAGGATCCTCCACTCAGCTCTGCCTTAGCCAATCACAACCTCGAGAAGGATCCCCACCTGACGACCTCGGCCAATCAGCACATTGCAGAGTCCCAGGCCGACGCCCACCTGAGTGAGATCATCACCACCGTTCTGAACACGGGTGGCGGCAGCGACTACAGCCTAAACGACATGTTGCATCACCATGACAACAACGAGAGCCATCCACCTCGGACGCGTTCCCGGCGGCGACAGGAGGCCCTGGCTGCCATGGCGACTTTGCCCGACCAGTCGTCCACCCGGCGCCAGACCGTGCTAATCAAACGGGAGCTGGCCAGGCTGAACCAATCGCTGGGCAGGAGGCTATCGCTAGGGAAGAACAAGAGCCGCAGTGCCACGCCCTTTTCTACCTGCTCCTCACCTGAACCAACCCCTGTTACAGCAGAGATAGACAGaatcacagaggaggagggagagactggtagagtgaaggagggagagaccggtagagtgaaggagggagagaccg gtagagtgaaggaggaagagaccg gtagagtgaagGAGGGTGAGAccggtagagtgaacgagggagagACCGGTAGAGTGAAGGAGGGTGTGACAGAGAAGGTGACAGCAGAGGAGGCAGGTCCAGTTAGAGTCACGAAGGATAGAGTCGGcatgaaggaggagatggagaaacccccagtcctctcctctacacaACAGAGTCCCCCGCAGGAGGACCAACACAAACCAGAGAGCTGGAACATCACCTGTCAGGACAGCAGTAGGAGTGACCTCcctgagaagaggagagaggaggagtcacCAGGAAGTACCAGCAGTGGTCTTcctgagaggagtagagaggaagaggaggagtcacCAGGTAGTACCAGCAGTGGTCTTcctgagaggagtagagaggaggagtcaCCAGGTAGTACCAGCAGCACCTGTGACCATGGCAGTGGTCTTcctgagaggagtagagaggaagaggaggagtcacCAGGTAGTACCAGCAGTGGTCTTCCTGAGAGGAGTAGAGTGGAAGAGGAGGAGTCACCAGGTAGTACCAGCAGTGGTCTTCCTGAGAagagtagagaggaagaggaggagacagcaggcagcagcaAGGACAGTAGCAGAGTGTCAGCCAGGAATAGCCCATCCCACCCCTGCAGAACCAGGAGAGGCAGCAGGTCCCAGCCAGGCTGCAGCAGccaggtggtggtggggaggagcAGCGATGCTGGGAGGTCCAGGAGGAGCATCGTCCCTCCCCAGCGGTTCTCCTCCTACGTCACAGAGCCCAGGATGATGTATTCTGCTGCCTGTTTCTCAGAGAGGATCTTCTCCGCCCAGAGGACGCCAAAGGATCGGCAACCACTCAATGCCCCCAACACCAATCGCACAGACTCCCCGTCCTCGGCCACAGACACGGCTGAGGGGTTGGGCGAAGCAAGAGAAGAGGAATTACCGCTGGCATCCAGTCCGGAGGATGTcagtcaggagaggaggggaggcagaggcTGTAGATCAACAGCAAGAGGTCAGAGTTCAGACCGTGAGTCACAGAGACGAGGTCAGGTGATTCCCGTCACTGCAGCTTCCTCTGAGCAGCAGAGTCCCCCTAAACAGCGCTCCCAGAACAGGGCAGACGTTAGGCTCAGAGCAGCCAAACCTTTCGGGCGCTTACGCTCGTCCCACTCCGCCCAACAGTCCCAACCAGCGAGCCCTCAGACAGCCTCCAGGCCAGAGGTCCCCACAGAGCAGCCTCAGTACATCAGCCCCATCAAGCTGATGTTTGTGTCTGCAGTAGTGGGCGAGGAGGGGGTGAGGTACACCCTGAAGGCGGCTGCACCAGGATCCAACTGGCATGGACAGGAGACCTTTGACCCCTGTGAGGAGTCATCGTGGGCTGGAAGTCCAGAGAAGACCCCAGAGAAGACCAGGAGTCCACCGAAGACCAGGAGTCCCCTCCAGACCAGGAGTCCACTGAAGACCAGGAGTCCCCTCCAGACCAGGAGTCCACCCCAGACCAGGAGTCCACCCCTGACCAGGAGTCCACCCCAGACCAGGAGTCCCCTTCAGACCAGGAGTCCACCCAAGAACACCATATCGTCATCACCAAAGCTGTGTGGAAcgacgagaggaggagaggggggtagcCCGCCAAAACGGTCCCCTGGGTCCCAGAACGGAGATGGCTCGCCTCCTTTTCGTGAAACCACCCCCACAAAGAGACGTCCGGGACGTCCCAAGAAACTGGGCCCCCAGCTGGAGAAGAGGGCCAAGAGGCCGATCGGCCGCCCGCCCAAGCAAAGGGGTGTAGAGCCGAGCTGTGACTCCAGGCAGGGTGGTCAGGACCGGTCCAGTGGAGTTCCCTTAGGCTGCAGCACCGGGGAGGAGGGCAACAAGGAGAGAGACCCAGCCAACAGGAACCTGAAGATCACCGTGGTGTACGGACGCTCCCACAGGACCAAGAGGACAGTGTCGGAGGAGGCTGCTTGTCTCCAGGCTACAGAGCAGCTGATGGATCTGAACTTCGTCAGACCGGTGAAGGAGAAGAGGTTCGCTCCCCACGCCAGCAGCAACATTATCAAGTGCCAGAAGCTGCAGTGTACCGCGGCCATGCGTCGTCCAGGGAGACCCGCCAAGGTCAAGATCTCCGGAATCTCTGTTACCGTCACCACCACGTCGCCGGGGAAACGCAAGATCCACATGAACCGGGACACAGCCAGGAAATCTCCGGAGAAGCTCTGGCAGCGGAAAGCCCTCCTTCCTGAACCCCAGCCTTCCAAAGAGCCCAGGAAAATCAGCAGCACGCCGACTAGCGAAGACGCCACTCTGATGCAGATAGAGAGAACGACAGAGTCCgaggatggagcgagggagcgaCAGACCCAGACTCCTCCTGTGTTGGCGGTGCGTCACTCTGTGAGGGTGAGGAAGCCTTCAGTGTACCTGCTTCACTCTGTAGCCACCTCCACCTCTAGGTCCCTGAGCCACAGTACCGCCCTGCTGCGCCGATCCAGACAGCTACTGATCAACAGGGCCAGCAGCAAGGGCAGCCATCgcaagaggaaggaggagggaagagaggacacTCCAGGGCAGGAGGAGCTGCTATccgggagggaggagaggaggagcgagggaagaggaggagtgttGTGTGAGGACTTAAGCCAGGTAGCGGGGGTTTCGGTAGACTCCATTTTCCCAGCCAGCTCCAGCGAGGCGTTGAGGTGGTGGCCCGTCTCCTCCGACCAGGACAGCCTGAACCAAGAGCTGGCTCGCAGGATCCGCCTCATATCCCAAAGCTGGGTCGCTGCCGCTGCCACCCACACCACCAGGACGGGGACGATCATGTCCGCCAAGCAGAGACTCGACGACGACTCTTTGTCCTCCTGGAAGCCAGAGGTTGGGTCGGCAGTGCGGCTGCTGTTTGACCGGCGCTGCAGCGTGGAGAGGCTGGCCTCCTGGTTCATGCAGACCACTGAGACTCAGTCTCTGGGCATTGTGAAGAAGACCAGCTCCAGAAACCCCTATGAGCTCCTGCACTACCCCCGGAACGCCAGCAGGGAGAGCATCTTTCCCAGCCCACAGACCATGCGACTACGCAAACACATCAAGAAGTTTGCCAAAGCTGTGCCGAAGAGCCCCGCCCAGCTCCGTCTGGTCCAGGAACGGCTCCGACGTGGAAGAGAGCTGAATGCCAGGCGGCGTCTGTTCACTGCGAGGCCGGCGTCTGGCGGGCTGCGTCTCAGAGCTCCTTGGAAGGTCAGGGCCCTCGGGACATACAGAACCACTCTGCTCAGAGTCAGAGAAAAGTTCCTCACCTGGACCCTCAGAGCCAAGCAGCCCAACAGGCTGATCTGGAGGAGAAGCCAGGTGGAGGAAGGCAACTCACCTCACCAGGTCTGGCCTTCTGCTCAGCCCAGGGAAGAGCTCACCAGGTCTCCACATCACCACTGTCTACCTGCCTCCTCAGAGACCAGTCATCCCTGCAGCCCCGACCGGCTGACAGGCCTCACCAAACAGCAGCGTCTCAGCTCTAAAGCCTGGAGTCCAGAGAGACTGAAGGAGTGTTGCGTGTTCCTCAAGAAGATCAACTCCCCCGACACAGAGTCCACCGTTGAGAAGGAGTGGGATGTCTGCACCGTCAATCTAGATGACACATACTGCCCCGACGAgaccagacaggaggagaggagcggagaggacgACAAAGCTGTgaaaacagagagaaggaagaggagagttcCCTGGAAGGAGTCTAGCGGCTCGCCGCAGGAGGTGATGGTTCAGGAGCACAACCAGGTCCGAGCCGGGAACAGGAGAGGCAAACAGAAACATTCAGGGAAGTCCACGAGCCAGTCACCGACCCCGCCGCCAGCGAAAGCCACGAGCCAATCCCCGACCCCGACGCCAGCGAAAGCCACGAGCCAATCCCCGACCCCGCCGCCAGCGAAAGCCACGAGCCAATCCCCGACCCCGCCGCCAGCGAAAGCCACGAGCCAATCACCGGCCCCGACGCCAGCGAAAGCCACGAGCCAATCACCGACCCCGCCGCCAGCGAAAGCCACGAGCCAATCACCGACCCCGCCGCCAACGAAAGTCATGAGAAAATCGCGTGGGAGGGGCCTGACCGGGCCGCGGTGGCGTGACTTCATACTGG GAACCTGA